The Halorussus gelatinilyticus genome contains the following window.
CGCTCGTCCAATCGCCGGAGCGCGGTGTCGAGTTCCCGGCGGCGGACGCGCCGACCGCGAGCGCGGACCCGCTCGGCGGCGGCCGACGCTCCGGCGTCGCCGCCCCGTCCGGCGTCGAAGTCTCCCAATCGCTCGGCGTCGGCTTCCGGTCCGGGGTCCGCGGTCGTCGCCGACTCCGAGTCGAGTCTTCCGAGTTCGGTCACGTGGCGAGGTTACACCGCGCGCTCCGAAGCGACTGCGCCGAACGTGTTCGGCCCAACGTCTACCGACGAGGGGAGAGAATCGCCGGACGTGAACGAGTCACTGCCGGACGTCGAGACCGACGACCCGACGGGCGTCGTCCTCGCGGGCGGCTACTCCCGGCGGTTCGGCGACCGCGACAAGGCGCTGGCCCGACTCGGCGGGCGACCGCTCCTCGCGCGCGTCGTCGGCCGCCTCGGAGACGTCGCCGACCGCGTGGTGGTCAGCTGCCGGAGCGACCAGCGCGCGGCGTTCGACGACGCGCTGGCGGTGGACGACGGGGTTTCGGTCACCGTCGAGTTCGTCGCCGACCCGGTGCCCGACAGGGGACCCCTCTACGGTTTCCGTGCCGCGCTCGGCGCGGTCGAGACCGAGACCTGCGCGCTGACGGCCTGCGACGCGCCGTTCCTCGACCCCCGACTGGTCGCGGATCTCGCCGCGCGACTCGAATCCACCGCGAACGCCCCGGACGCTCCGGACGCGGCCGCGGTGCTGGCCGACGAGCGCCTCGTCCCGACGCAGGCGGTCTACCGGACCGGCCCGGCGAGAGCCGCCGCCGAGGAACTGCTCGACGCCGGCGTGACCCGACTCTCGGCGCTTCTCGACCGCCTCGACGCGCTGGCGGTCCCGGCCGAGGAGGTCGCCGGGGACGCCGAGCGGAGCCTGTTCGACGTGGACACGCCCGCCGATCGCGAGGCGGCGGTCCGGATGCTCCGGGAACTCGCGGAAGCCGAGGCGAGCGATGCGGGCCGGCGGGAGACGTCGGTACCGCGATGACCC
Protein-coding sequences here:
- the mobA gene encoding molybdenum cofactor guanylyltransferase, which codes for MNESLPDVETDDPTGVVLAGGYSRRFGDRDKALARLGGRPLLARVVGRLGDVADRVVVSCRSDQRAAFDDALAVDDGVSVTVEFVADPVPDRGPLYGFRAALGAVETETCALTACDAPFLDPRLVADLAARLESTANAPDAPDAAAVLADERLVPTQAVYRTGPARAAAEELLDAGVTRLSALLDRLDALAVPAEEVAGDAERSLFDVDTPADREAAVRMLRELAEAEASDAGRRETSVPR